One segment of Tetrapisispora phaffii CBS 4417 chromosome 1, complete genome DNA contains the following:
- the TPHA0A04250 gene encoding uncharacterized protein (Ty like retrotransposon), which translates to MLSDFEKRFRKYTDPNKVLNSINQLSEARLGIEKLNSEFRRLWKMMPPDHWTEKGAMAIYMRLFNQNTYHLVLIHSPQSLTKMMDAAYETIAITGRFAEPSRLDAPRYDNDGDYLMAAIQSRTKNPSARTIRNATREDCRRLNLCFYCKKPGHRLSECKKRLARNNAVLATMRVLDQSKKSDEVYNSSKTLYLIINTILNPVVGTTLTTQLTVQGTQLNVLLDSGSPTSFIRKDVVQKLNLPYHEVSPFSFKGFTSNEIKHTSLAAQIPVSTANQVISISAYIMNHMEHDLLIGNPILDKYPILKEGPRIASVKSAKFVKYESPKSVKSAKFVKSESLKPAKEAKSEMLEYTNPEPAEILKPVESIMARQSEIAEEAQEQHLNTISEPNLDNAILNNPGLVSDIETATMMACIKKVSQSEDMDSFNKLPNVLIRKYSEIVRNDLPPKPPLSKHTTTHEITIKENARLPRLQPYRLTPRLQMELNTIIDDLLEKKFILPSKSPCSSPIVLLKKKDDTYRLCVDYRALNKATIADPFPLPRIDDLLSRIGDASVFSTLDLHSGYHQIPMNKDDQYKTAFVTPSGKYEYTVMPFGLVNAPSTFARHMSDLFRGLTFVCVYLDDILIFSDSKETHWEHLDTVLGRLLKENLIVKKKKCTFTSAEVEFLGYQIGANKITPIVTKCQAIDKFPTPKSVKEAQRFLGMINYYRRFIPNCSKIVTPIQQYICKESVWSTTQDDAFRSLKSALTSDPLLAPFKPNGDYRLTTDASKEGVGAVLKK; encoded by the exons ATGCTATCAGACTTTGAGAAGAGGTTCCGGAAGTACACAGACCCAAACAAGGTCCTGAACTCCATTAACCAGCTATCAGAAGCTCGTTTGGGGATCGAGAAACTGAACTCCGAATTCAGAAGGTTGTGGAAGATGATGCCCCCGGACCACTGGACTGAAAAAGGGGCTATGGCTATATATATGCGTTTGTTCAACCAAAATACGTACCATCTAGTCCTGATCCACAGTCCTCAGTCCCTAACTAAGATGATGGATGCGGCATATGAGACGATTGCCATCACTGGTCGTTTCGCAGAACCTTCTAGACTAGATGCACCTCGTTATGATAACGATGGTGACTACCTCATGGCAGCTATCCAATCTAGAACCAAAAACCCTAGCGCCCGAACCATTAGAAATGCCACTAGGGAAGACTGCCGACGCTTGAACCTCTGTTTCTACTGCAAGAAACCTGGTCATAGACTGAGTGAATGCAAAAAGAGGTTAGCTAGAAACAATGCG GTTCTAGCAACAATGCGAGTTCTCGATCAATCTAAGAAATCCGACGAGGTTTATAACTCCTCTAAAACGTTATATCTGATAATTAATACTATCCTGAATCCTGTTGTGGGAACAACATTAACCACGCAGCTAACTGTCCAAGGTACACAATTAAATGTCCTATTAGACAGTGGTTCCCCAACATCCTTTATCCGTAAAGATGTTGTCCAAAAGCTTAATCTACCGTATCATGAAGTATCACCGTTTAGCTTTAAAGGGTTCACTTCCAATGAAATAAAACACACATCTCTGGCCGCACAAATTCCCGTATCTACAGCAAATCAAGTTATTTCCATCTCGGCATACATCATGAACCACATGGAACATGATCTGTTAATTGGAAACCCAATACTGGACAAGTATCCAATTCTGAAAGAAGGACCAAGGATAGCATCCGTTAAATCTGCTAAATTCGTTAAATATGAATCTCCGAAATCTGTTAAATCTGCTAAATTCGTTAAATCCGAATCTCTGAAACCCGCTAAAGAAGCGAAGTCTGAAATGCTGGAATACACTAATCCTGAACCAGCAGAAATCCTGAAACCGGTTGAGTCTATTATGGCCCGTCAATCTGAAATAGCAGAAGAGGCTCAAGAACAACACCTCAACACAATATCCGAACCCAACCTCGATAATGCTATACTAAACAACCCTGGCTTGGTTAGTGATATAGAAACAGCCACCATGATGGCATGCATCAAGAAAGTATCTCAATCTGAAGACATGGACTCTTTTAACAAGTTGCCTAATGTCTTAATCCGCAAATATTCCGAGATCGTCAGAAACGATCTACCACCGAAACCTCCGCTATCAAAACACACTACTACTCACGAAATAACCATCAAAGAGAACGCACGCCTACCACGTCTACAACCCTATCGTCTAACGCCCAGGCTACAAATGGAACTCAACACCATCATAGATGACCTCTTAGAAAAGAAGTTCATTCTACCATCGAAATCTCCCTGTAGTTCCCCGATTGTACTGCTCAAGAAGAAAGATGACACATACCGTTTATGTGTTGACTACCGAGCCCTGAATAAGGCCACCATCGCTGACCCGTTTCCGTTACCACGTATAGATGATCTCCTGAGCCGCATTGGAGATGCTTCCGTCTTTTCGACGCTAGATCTTCATAGTGGCTACCACCAGATTCCCATGAATAAAGACGATCAATACAAGACCGCTTTTGTCACACCCTCCGgtaaatatgaatatacaGTTATGCCTTTTGGGCTGGTTAACGCCCCTAGTACTTTTGCCCGACACATGTCTGACCTATTCCGAGGCTTAACCTTCGTTTGTGTCTATCTAGATGATATCCTCATATTCTCCGACAGCAAAGAAACGCACTGGGAACATCTAGATACCGTACTTGGCAGATTATTAAAGGAAAATCTAATagttaaaaagaaaaaatgcACATTCACTTCCGCAGAAGTTGAATTCCTCGGTTACCAAATTGGAGCAAATAAAATTACCCCCATAGTAACCAAGTGCCAAGCCATTGATAAATTCCCGACTCCGAAATCTGTGAAAGAAGCACAACGCTTCTTAGGAATGATTAACTACTACCGAAGGTTTATACCTAACTGTTCCAAGATAGTCACTCCGATCCAACAATACATCTGCAAAGAATCCGTCTGGTCAACAACACAAGACGATGCTTTCCGTTCCTTAAAATCCGCTCTTACATCCGATCCGTTGCTGGCACCATTTAAACCAAACGGAGATTACCGACTAACCACTGATGCCTCGAAAGAAGGTGTTGGTGCCGTACTCAAGAAGTGA
- the RPT2 gene encoding proteasome regulatory particle base subunit RPT2 (similar to Saccharomyces cerevisiae RPT2 (YDL007W); ancestral locus Anc_3.216), producing MGQGASAGQDKKKKKGGSQKPKYEPPVQSKFGRKKRKHGPSTAEKLPNIYPNTRCKLKLLRLERIKDHLLLEEEFVTNSEILKPFEKKQEEEKKQLAEIRGNPLNIGTLEEIIDDDHAIVTGPTMPDYYVSILSFVDKELLEPGCSVLLHNKTMSIVGVLQDDADPMVSVMKMDKSPTESYSDIGGLEAQIQEIKEAVELPLTHPELYEEMGIKPPKGVILYGAPGTGKTLLAKAVANQTSATFLRIVGSELIQKYLGDGPRLCRQIFKVAGENAPSIVFIDEIDAIGTKRYDSNSGGEREIQRTMLELLNQLDGFDDRGDVKVIMATNKIETLDPALIRPGRIDRKILFENPDLSTKKKILGIHTSKMNLAEDVDLETLVTSKDDLSGADIQAMCTEAGLLALRERRMQVTAEDFKQGKERVLKNKVEENLEGLYL from the coding sequence ATGGGTCAAGGTGCATCAGCTGGCCAAgataaaaagaagaaaaaaggCGGTAGTCAAAAACCAAAATATGAACCTCCTGTACAATCTAAATTTGGTagaaagaagagaaagCATGGTCCATCTACAGCAGAAAAATTGCCAAACATATATCCAAACACACGttgtaaattaaaattgttgaGATTGGAGAGAATCAAAgatcatttattattagagGAAGAATTTGTTACAAATTCTGAAATCTTAAAGCCATTTGAGAAAAAACAAGAGGAAGAGAAGAAACAATTAGCAGAAATTAGAGGTAATCCATTGAATATAGGTAcattagaagaaataatCGACGATGATCATGCTATTGTTACCGGACCAACTATGCCAGATTATTATGTCtctattttatcatttgttgacaaagaattattagaaCCTGGTTGTTCTGTTCTTCTGCATAATAAAACGATGTCTATCGTTGGTGTGTTACAAGATGACGCTGATCCAATGGTTTCTGTTATGAAAATGGACAAATCCCCAACAGAATCGTACAGTGATATCGGTGGTTTAGAAGCAcaaattcaagaaattaaagaagCTGTGGAATTACCACTAACACATCCTGAATTATATGAGGAAATGGGTATAAAGCCACCAAAGGGTGTTATATTATATGGTGCACCCGGTACTGGTAAAACTTTATTGGCAAAAGCAGTTGCCAATCAAACTTCTGCAACATTTTTAAGAATTGTTGGTTCtgaattaattcaaaaatatttaggTGATGGTCCAAGACTATGTAGACAAATTTTCAAAGTCGCAGGAGAAAATGCACCAAGTATTGTTTTCATAGATGAAATTGATGCAATTGGTACCAAGAGATATGATTCTAACAGTGGTGGTGAGAgagaaattcaaagaaCAATGTTAGAACTACTAAATCAATTAGATGGTTTCGATGATAGAGGGGACGTCAAAGTGATCATGGCAACAAATAAGATTGAAACTTTAGATCCTGCTCTAATTAGACCAGGTAGAATCGATCGTAAAATTCTATTTGAAAACCCAGATTTATCcacaaagaaaaaaatattaggTATTCATACTTCAAAGATGAATCTAGCTGAAGATGTGGACTTAGAAACATTAGTAACATCTAAGGATGACTTATCAGGTGCAGATATCCAAGCCATGTGTACAGAAGCAGGTTTATTAGCCTTGAGAGAAAGAAGAATGCAAGTAACTGCTGAAGATTTCAAACAAGGTAAAGAACGTGTGCTAAAGAACAAGGTTGAAGAAAACTTGGAAGGTTTATATCTATAG
- the PTC1 gene encoding type 2C protein phosphatase PTC1 (similar to Saccharomyces cerevisiae PTC1 (YDL006W); ancestral locus Anc_3.215): MTESIEDNAQEYELTYKVGVAENKNSKFRTTMEDIHTYVKNFASRLDWGYFAVFDGHAGSQASKWCGSHLHSIIESKILQDETTDIREILNDSFVLIDEQINSQLKGNSGCTAAVCVLRWELPENVSEEDNGEIDLSQHRRKLYTANVGDSRIVLYRNNQAIRLTYDHKASDLFEMQRIEQAGGLIMKSRVNGMLAVTRSLGDKFFDSLVVGNPFTTTVEIIPEDKFLIIACDGLWDVIDDQMACQLIQDIEDPNEAAKTLVRYALKNGTTDNVTVMVVTL; this comes from the coding sequence atgaCTGAATCCATTGAAGACAATGCACAAGAATATGAATTAACGTATAAAGTTGGAGTTGCAGAAAATaagaattcaaaatttagaaCAACAATGGAAGATATTCATACTTATGTGAAGAATTTTGCATCGAGGCTTGATTGGGGGTATTTCGCTGTTTTTGATGGGCATGCAGGGAGTCAAGCCTCTAAATGGTGTGGCTCTCACTTACATTCCAtaattgaatcaaaaatattgcAAGATGAAACAACGGATATTAGAGAGATTCTGAATGATTCATTCGTGCTCATTGATGAACAAATTAATAGCCAATTAAAAGGCAACAGTGGTTGTACGGCAGCAGTATGTGTCCTTCGCTGGGAATTACCAGAAAACGTGtcagaagaagataatgGAGAAATAGATTTGAGTCAACAcagaagaaaattatatacagCCAATGTTGGTGATTCAAGAATAGTGTTATATAGAAATAACCAAGCGATAAGATTGACATATGACCATAAAGCATCTGATTTATTTGAGATGCAGAGAATAGAACAAGCTGGTGGTTTAATCATGAAAAGTCGTGTTAATGGTATGTTAGCTGTAACAAGATCTCTAGgtgataaattttttgattccTTAGTGGTAGGAAATCCTTTTACAACCACTGTTGAAATTATCCCAGaagataaatttttaattattgcATGTGATGGTCTTTGGGATGTTATTGATGATCAAATGGCATGTCAACTTATCCAAGATATTGAAGATCCTAATGAAGCAGCAAAAACATTAGTCAGGTATGctttaaaaaatggtaCAACTGATAATGTTACAGTAATGGTTGTCACTTTATGA
- the MED2 gene encoding Med2p (similar to Saccharomyces cerevisiae MED2 (YDL005C); ancestral locus Anc_3.214), whose amino-acid sequence MAKSTPALATMSSAMLPPTPNDGESTKYRNKVTQCFDDILDVSTQMLVQQQLKTIQLDINVTNGFNLSQQKILHEKVNLFHSLLDDLECTLETSKTFTEHIAKLGKQREEEKLKKDKEREEELERTRKRLEDEEQKAKEKAEQEEKKKTEEEHVQSQKVGNIDNESQLLNFNSSNDIESTDKLDFLVDTPSNLLADFPTKNDDLINSFAETASNKNNKIEEKVNEDKMESNKAASEENKLTSATPADNGNTNNMGASTFDNSNPIDMSMFSGLDGNGFDLGNFGSLDTPSLVTEPTAPEVKHNDSNNVNENAEKMIDQLNVENENVEKNDKSDTNTNNDNNTIGDNTDDYLTLNDFNDLNIDWNANGDPEDIDLNIFNI is encoded by the coding sequence ATGGCCAAATCTACCCCGGCTTTAGCAACAATGTCAAGCGCTATGCTTCCTCCTACTCCAAACGATGGTGAATCAACTAAATACAGGAATAAAGTTACACAATGTTTTGATGATATATTAGATGTTTCCACACAAATGTTGGTCCAGCAGCAGTTGAAAACCATTCAATTAGATATCAATGTTACCAACGGTTTCAATTTATCACAACAGAAAATATTGCATGAAAAAGTGAATTTGTTTCATTCGCTTTTAGACGATCTTGAATGCACTTTAGAGACTAGTAAGACGTTCACTGAACACATTGCAAAGCTTGGTAAACAGAGAGAAGAAGAGAAACTGAAAAAGGATAAAGAAAGGGAAGAAGAGCTTGAGAGAACTAGAAAAAGGCTGGAAGATGAAGAACAAAAAGCAAAGGAAAAAGCAGAACAggaagaaaagaagaagacgGAAGAAGAGCATGTACAAAGTCAAAAAGTGGGAAATATTGACAATGAAAgtcaattattaaatttcaattcatcaaatgaTATTGAATCAACCGATAAACTAGACTTCCTTGTTGATACTCCTTCAAATCTGCTGGCAGATTTTCCAactaaaaatgatgatctaataaattcttttgcAGAAACAgcatcaaataaaaataataaaattgaagagAAAGTCAACGAAGATAAAATGGAAAGCAATAAAGCTGCTTCCGAAGAAAACAAACTAACTTCTGCTACTCCAGCTGACAACGgtaatacaaataatatggGAGCAAGTACATTTGATAATTCCAATCCGATAGATATGTCTATGTTTTCTGGATTAGATGGTAATGGATTTGATTTGGGAAATTTTGGATCTTTAGACACACCGTCATTAGTTACTGAACCAACTGCACCTGAAGTTAAACATAATGATAGCAACAATGTAAATGAAAATGCAGAAAAAATGATAGATCAACTTAACgtagaaaatgaaaatgtaGAAAAGAATGATAAGAGTGATACAAACACAAATAATGACAACAATACAATTGGTGATAACACAGATGATTACCTAACCTTAAATGATTTCAATGACCTCAATATTGATTGGAATGCAAATGGCGATCCAGAGGATATagatttgaatatatttaatatataa
- the TPHA0A04300 gene encoding uncharacterized protein: MGSQKSYRNGTMYKKVKEYVNKIRQRFDNGSRKPKAILPANNGGDTFVDDWGKIETNRLNKVVNRTMSKNRISGSVRAKKKKQESLRPTFVDESFRLHADPLSERNDERLIEITSYKTCTTGNRFDISEYFKESAVLSNDTNSFENNNLNSNDSNNSKKNNNNIYGDHSIEKLDSSLAFFNYNHQNYSNKDMSTHQMIAEYDTSENKLNVKMKKLTYQELLSNELVIEEMKDSIIWKPITTVTDDSHNTENNGLYKNNSEMRDLSAYVDATIEQLQHTASSDSMQWWLEEYKYSHIFE, encoded by the coding sequence ATGGGCTCTCAAAAAAGTTATAGAAATGGGACAATGTACAAGAAAGTAAAAGAATACGTAAATAAGATACGACAGCGTTTTGACAATGGCAGTAGAAAACCAAAAGCAATTTTACCGGCTAACAATGGTGGGGATACTTTTGTTGATGATTGGGGTAAGATTGAGACTAATAGATTGAATAAAGTGGTTAATAGAACTATGAGCAAGAATCGAATTAGTGGGAGTGTAAGAgcgaagaagaagaagcaaGAGAGCTTAAGACCAACCTTCGTAGACGAATCATTTAGGTTACATGCGGATCCTCTATCTGAACGTAATGACGAGagattaattgaaataacaAGTTATAAAACTTGTACAACAGGTAATCGTTTTGATATCTCAGagtattttaaagaatctGCCGTGCTAAGCAATGATACAAATAGTTTTGAGAATAATAACTTGAATAGTAATGATAGCAATAATAgtaagaaaaataataataatatttatggTGATCATTCAATTGAGAAATTGGATAGTAGTCTGgcatttttcaattataatCATCAGAACTACTCGAATAAAGATATGAGCACACATCAAATGATTGCTGAGTATGATACTTCTgagaataaattaaatgtcaaaatgaaaaaactAACTTACCAAGAATTGTTAAGTAACGAATTAGTAATAGAGGAAATGAAGGACTCAATTATTTGGAAACCAATAACTACAGTCACAGATGACAGTCATAATACAGAAAATAATggtttatataaaaataattcagaaATGAGAGATCTTTCAGCGTATGTGGATGCGACTATTGAACAATTACAGCATACAGCATCGTCAGACTCAATGCAATGGTGGCTAGAAGAATACAAATACAGTCATATTTTCGAATAG
- the BUD14 gene encoding protein phosphatase regulator BUD14 (similar to Saccharomyces cerevisiae BUD14 (YAR014C); ancestral locus Anc_3.180), whose amino-acid sequence METPDNKVSRLKNFAAINTNFHKGSEASLSAEIGSGNHDLLNDPNLIEDYSDIVKHKIDTEGSVSGSVVITPTSNASPLKMLSDQVAQQMLVENDLKEETQEDFDDLANTYNYSDSDFEDNLEKRLKDMDINNSDYDGNVGEEIPLDFDSPNINDNGQDISSSEYDFDINNGDQEPLDIEVKKVNANTYANNDDDDSASDTGEVELEITEDDSYEQLPPPKELDPEKLYALYTFDGPDPSHCKLEQDEACVLLNDQDSYWWLVRKCKDNKIGFAPAEILETFPERLARLNCWKNENMTVEGDTNVSVNDSIDLSNGQLSDSDKNDSKLYKTSDKSKSVSFSNVINYAERIIEQTTIDGDVMDEEDGNAENITSRDKYSEGNINDLDDDMTDVVSDVSFATGPLTPLNIRKTRETKTVHDSNSKRLDVISAKYKFNKVDEIEKTESGFVNDDEQLHKIFEAPTLPFNNNKLHKSNSDYSISTIGEYSPSSSEMTNDSPKITDNEFKTDTSRLPSSKAIKGISGLVDGDEDENDKEEGGEEDREGEMTPTSPKASQASDDLNETNVSNANIADISKDKGSNTNINNSSTNVSYIDDFYMESEKIPSTISISSTYSPSNSSPSHKSDKNNQHPLIENLYNPIFNKMDALLKLIDDIEQ is encoded by the coding sequence atggAAACTCCAGACAATAAGGTTTCCAGGCTTAAAAATTTTGCTGCTATAAATACCAATTTCCATAAAGGTTCAGAGGCTAGTTTGTCCGCAGAAATAGGTTCTGGTAATcatgatttattaaatgatcCAAATCTAATCGAAGACTATTCAGATATTGTAAAGCATAAGATTGACACCGAAGGTAGTGTCAGCGGTAGTGTTGTGATTACTCCAACTTCTAATGCTTCTcctttaaaaatgttaagTGATCAAGTAGCTCAACAAATGCTagttgaaaatgatttaaaggAAGAAACTCAAGAAGATTTTGATGATTTGGCAAATACATATAACTATTCTGATTCTGATTTCGAAGATAACTTAGAGAAGAGATTAAAAGACAtggatataaataatagtGATTACGATGGTAATGTAGGTGAAGAAATTCCGCTTGACTTTGATTCACctaatattaatgataatggaCAAGATATCAGTTCATCAGAATATGATTTCGATATTAACAACGGTGATCAAGAACCTCTTGATATTGAAGTTAAAAAAGTAAACGCTAATACATACGCAAATaatgatgacgatgatAGCGCAAGTGATACTGGGGAAGTAGAGTTAGAAATTACAGAAGATGATAGCTACGAACAATTGCCGCCTCCTAAAGAATTAGACCCAGAGAAGCTTTACGCCCTTTATACATTTGATGGACCAGACCCTTCCCATTGTAAATTAGAACAAGATGAAGCATGTGTTTTGTTGAATGATCAAGATTCATATTGGTGGTTAGTTAGAAAATGCAAAGACAACAAAATTGGCTTTGCACCTGCTGAAATTTTAGAAACGTTTCCAGAAAGATTAGCAAGATTAAATTGTtggaaaaatgaaaatatgaCGGTTGAAGGAGACACTAACGTCTCGGTTAATGACTCTATCGATCTATCTAATGGTCAATTATCAGATAgtgataaaaatgattcaaaGCTTTATAAGACTTCTGATAAGTCTAAATCCGTTAGCTTTAGCAATGTGATCAACTATGCAGAAAGAATAATTGAACAAACTACTATAGACGGTGACGTTAtggatgaagaagatggtAATGCTGAAAACATTACATCTCGCGATAAATACTCCGAAGGTAATATTAACGACTTGGATGATGATATGACTGATGTAGTCAGTGATGTCTCCTTTGCAACAGGGCCTTTGACACCATTGAATATTCGTAAGACCAGAGAAACGAAAACAGTGCATGATTCGAATAGTAAAAGATTAGATGTAATATCAGCCAAgtataaatttaataaagtcgatgaaattgaaaaaactgAAAGTGGTTTTgttaatgatgatgaacAACTgcataaaatatttgaagcACCCACTTTGcctttcaataataataaattacataaatcaaattcagATTACTCGATATCAACGATAGGCGAATACTCTCCCTCATCATCGGAGATGACAAATGATTCTCCTAAAATAACTGACAATGAATTCAAGACAGACACATCAAGATTGCCATCTTCAAAAGCTATCAAGGGTATATCTGGTCTAGTCGATGgagatgaagatgaaaatgataaagagGAGGGGGGAGAAGAAGACAGAGAAGGAGAAATGACTCCGACATCTCCAAAAGCATCACAAGCATCAGATGATTTAAATGAGACTAATGTATCGAATGCTAATATTGCCGATATAAGTAAAGATAAAGGTTCCAACACCAATATCAACAATTCATCAACAAATGTTTCGTATATAGATGACTTTTACATGGAATCAGAAAAAATACCATCAACTATTAGTATTAGTAGCACCTATTCGCCTTCTAACTCGTCCCCAAGTCATAAAtctgataaaaataatcaacATCCACTAATTGAGAATTTATATAACccaatttttaataaaatggATGCATTGTTGAAATTGATAGACGATATTGAGCAATAA